The sequence below is a genomic window from Montipora capricornis isolate CH-2021 chromosome 14, ASM3666992v2, whole genome shotgun sequence.
TTATATTTACTAGTCGCAGtacattccgttttgaaattacaaattaTGATGCAATTTGCACaattattcttggtttgcatgtCACCAAATGTGTCACGTCATTTAATTAGAGTGATCTAGTTAAAAGGGCTTTATTATACTTtggtttatgcataaacagaaagtgactaatATTGTcattaaaattacatttaatttaCCAAAAAGTGACTAAGGTGTggtttataataattattggcctttaaatagactataaagggaaaggggttctgagaggccagcggcacatacccagcaAAAGTTGactttacccccctcccccaggtGCCTCCCATGCTCCTTTGAACAGTGATGACTGTAGCCTTTTTCTTGACACCAGAATTTGCAtcttattaaaagaaaagtagCATATAAAAGGACTCTTGCAATAGCTTTGGGTCACCCCTGATGAAATCCACTAGACAGGGGTGTTGAAACAATCTCTGAAAAAAGCTTACTGATTTCAAATTTAATTATTCCTCCAAACCAGGGTTGCATCATACTATgtcaaaaatgtcatttgtCTCGgtgtgaaattttgtttttttatagaGAGTGGACAGAGAATGGCCAGCTGTGGGTTCAACAAGTATCCAGCACTCCGgcaacaagactagatgttgtaAACTTGCAGGTATAGTCACTCAGAGAGGGAACACTTTGTTATGTAATCATTGCATGGCTAGGAGTGGGGCAGTGCCACAGTCCTcttgggttcaattcctggaCTCTGCACCAGGGCTGTGTTTGTTGGTAATTTCAGTCTGCTCTGTTTCAAGCCATGCTTTTTATTTGAGACTTGAGTGTTTTCTAAACTGTCACTGGTCCGTTAATTACTACTGACATTAATCATTGTATCCTTCAAAATTACCAATAAAACTTAAGTGTcagttgaaaaataattaatccattgactcctggggttccccattgatgaataaaattgtctggcgttggacagagtaaagtactctggcgttagacagagtaaaatagctggtttaggccggtttaggggtgaatgggttaatatgAATGTACAGTGTAGCTTGTTAATATGTATCCTAAATGCTTCATGAACTAGATACATCCTGTTAATTGAGCACAATTCACTGCAGTTGTATCCAAACAGTAACTTAAAGTTATTATGATTTCATTTTACGTAGGAACAACTTGATATGCGTCTACAGCAACGGCAAGCAAGGGAAACAGGCATTTGTCCTGTCAGGAGAGAGCTATATTCTCAGTGTTTTGGTAAGCATTACTGACAGGAAGCTGTCATTCATTATGTACAGTGTACAAAACTGCAAACAATGAACATCAACTGTAGATGTAGGTGAGGAATCCTTAACTGGTCCACCATTTAAAGGAGCTCTGTCATTGACCATAGAATTTTTAGCCTGAAAGTCTGGGAAATGAACGAATTTTTGAGAAAGCTTCCTGTTGGAATCCCTCTGGGAGAACTTCAGATCTTGAATGCTTTTCTTTGGGCAAAGCCTGGACATTGCCAGTAGTTGATGCTTGCTCCTCTTATTAACAAAAATGATTAAAAGTTATTTGCAACAACTGAACACTTTTTTGTTCTGAGGTGCCAAATTTCCTTAATTCGCTTTATAATAATCTAGTGTCGTATGACAAGTTATGATTGTTGTGactaatgttgttgttgttgttcttgttgttggtGGTAGTGGTATTAAATATTCAATGACAAATTATAGTCACGTTGTTAATATCATGTAGACGTATGGTAATTAACTTGAATGTGATACAACTCTATTCATCCCTCAGATGAACTGATTCGGCAAGTGACAATTAACTGTGCTGAACGTGGCCTTTTGCTGTTGAGGTCAGTGTGTACAGTGTTTGGTTAACTTACTTAAAAATGTTCCTTCATTAACTGTACAGCAATTTTATACATTAAGTTTAAATTAGAGTGACATTACTGACTTACAGACTGTATTGGGCATTTTGGTTGATGTTCTGTTCTTCTAGCAATCAGTTGCATATATATACACTCATCTTGGTTGGAACCGTAATTGAATATGTAAAATGCataatgtaaaaaaatgtaCGTCTTTTATTGCAGAGTACGAGATGAAATTAGAATGACCATTGCGGCTTATCAGACCCTTTATGAGAGCAGGTACGCATAAGTCAAACAAGTTCAACTTAGTTAATAATCAGTAAATTATTGTCTATTGAACAAAGAGCGAGTGTGAATTTTGGAAAGTTGTGACTTTATGATAAagaaatactttttaaaattctttagtACAATGTATACAAAATTAATGAGTCAAAACGTGACGGGTGGGCTTCAGGTGTAAAGGAGCTTTCAGGACTTGGCTGAATTAATTAGATTAATTGAAGAGTTACTTTTAATTACATGTAACTAGTGGACGAGAGAGCAAAATTTAATTTCTGAGCAGCATTTCCATTAGTTCAAACAGCCAATTTTTAAGTTCACGCTTAAATAAACAGGGTTCTATTCTTAATACGAAGTTCTTTTGGGATGCTATTCCACAATCTTACACCAGTCCTATTctagcaaaagaaaaataataatagttggTTAGTTCTAGAGACTTTGACGTATAGATTACCCGCTGCTGAGAATCTTGTGAAATCATGATGAAGCTGCTCGGAATGAGAAAAGAGCATAGAAATATTAGAAGGGACTCTGCTATTAATATCATGCATCATTGAGGAAACCAAATGAGAGTAGGGCATTGTTATTGGTAggatcatatcatatcatatcatatatctttatttaccctcggattttagagtagcttggtgcagctaatatctccgagcatttaccctcccaaccatgatacaacacagaagacagaccacaacaccgggaactacatacCATTCTGAAGTGAACGAATATAGCAGGGCACTATGAGTTTTACTATGATCCGCAAAATACATTTAGTCGTAGAGCATCTTTTTGTAAAATGAGAATCTTATTTAAATGGATGGTAGCAGCTTGGCCATTCCACATAACTTATTCTATTCCCAGTTGTCATCTTGAACTTAAAATCAGTGATACTTTCTGCATACATAGTCGTCTTGGCTAGAGGTTACTCTGGAATGAACGTATAGTTTCACTGTAGAGATGATTATCATCATTGATATTAACTTTGCAGTGTTGCATTTGGAATGAGGAAAGCGCTGCAAGCTGAACAAGGCAAAGCTGATATGGAAAGAAAGGTTGGATCACAACTTAAATAAATCTCCATTCGCTGTACTGCTCGTGATACTTATCAACTGCTCAAGacatgttacatgtatttttgccTTAAAATTTAGTGTGTGTTACAGATATACAGTGCTTTATAAGGATGTAATTTATGTGGGGTAAATGTGTGCAGGGTTAGGTTTTGTGACCAATGGCAATAATTAGTTTTGTAGAACTGAATGTTTCTACGTGCTATGTGTGTGCTATCTTTAACAGTAAGCAAGGTAGGCTATACAAGTGTGTGATACTgtattgttattaattttttttattagattCAAGAGTTGGAAGGTGACAAGCGAGATCTTGAAAGGCAGGTTAATGAACTGAAAGCTAAATGTGATGCAATTGAGAAACGTGAGGCTGAAAGACGAGCTGTGGAGGAAAAGAAACATGCTGAGGAAATTCAGTTCCTCAAGAGGACCAACCAGCAACTTAAGGTAATCAGTTAATTCTCAGAGGCTCAATTGGGGACCTTGTCTtggattattaaaaaaaaaacacacaaaccAAACAATGAAA
It includes:
- the LOC138032228 gene encoding 33 kDa inner dynein arm light chain, axonemal-like, translating into MIPPNSSLVKYDNPVLVSRNTDKKSPKARSLKVSQQQGAAVASPGPVPQPPRTNKLPPMDAQKNQQTDEILNAILPPREWTENGQLWVQQVSSTPATRLDVVNLQEQLDMRLQQRQARETGICPVRRELYSQCFDELIRQVTINCAERGLLLLRVRDEIRMTIAAYQTLYESSVAFGMRKALQAEQGKADMERKIQELEGDKRDLERQVNELKAKCDAIEKREAERRAVEEKKHAEEIQFLKRTNQQLKTQLEGIIAPTKK